One segment of Theobroma cacao cultivar B97-61/B2 chromosome 9, Criollo_cocoa_genome_V2, whole genome shotgun sequence DNA contains the following:
- the LOC18588344 gene encoding protein phosphatase 2C 77 gives MEEISTEIAGPCAVRPGDVMSNDSRMMTHMDVTGCKLIADKASLLSLPENKPNQPCEFICGGNQGFHAARSCRESITSLSAREGNRGDNGAILSNQIETEDSCISREYNHQGSEEDGSISFSGDRANSCSQSVASDVSSTCVEEVSALEVNSERNSSTTLVGERNTSDVQDVIRVAVDLVGDDGNRSDESDPKSSESFLEVPQQKKIRKTESQCLLELNNIPLWGYTSMCGRRPEMEDAVVAIPRFLQVPTQVLKVDSISNGMNYNLSDLTAHFYGVYDGHGGCQVANYCRERMRLALAEEIELVKACKLDGNIGHDWQEQWKKAFSNCFIKVDAEIGGVHGGTDGDKTDHEPIAPETAGSTAVVAIISSTHIIVANCGDSRAVLYHGKLPMPLSVDHKPDREDERARIEAAGGKVIQWKGSRVFGVLAMSRSIGDRYLKPWIIPDPEVMFVPRAKEDECLILASDGLWDVITNEEACEVARKQILLWHKKHGDKLSAERGEEVDPAAQAAAEYLSRLALRKGSKDNITVIVVDLKAQRKFKKKT, from the exons ATGGAGGAGATATCTACAGAAATTGCTGGTCCCTGTGCCGTTAGGCCAGGTGACGTGATGTCTAATGATTCGAGAATGATGACACACATGGACGTCACTGGGTGTAAGCTTATTGCAGACAAGGCAAGTTTGTTGTCACTCCCTGAAAATAAGCCAAATCAACCTTGCGAGTTCATTTGTGGTGGAAACCAAGGTTTCCATGCTGCTAGATCATGCAGAGAAAGTATAACATCATTATCTGCACGTGAAGGTAACAGAGGAGATAATGGAGCcattttgtcaaatcaaataGAAACTGAGGATAGTTGTATTTCTAGAGAATACAATCATCAGGGAAGTGAAGAAGATGGATCTATATCATTCAGCGGTGATCGTGCAAATTCATGTTCTCAATCTGTAGCTAGTGATGTCAGCAGCACATGTGTTGAGGAGGTGTCAGCTTTAGAGGTTAATTCTGAGAGAAATTCATCAACTACTCTGGTGGGGGAAAGAAATACTAGTGATGTTCAAGATGTCATTAGGGTCGCAGTGGATCTTGTAGGGGATGATGGCAATAGGTCTGATGAGTCTGATCCAAAATCATCTGAGTCATTTCTTGAGGTGCCACAACAAAAGAAGATAAGAAAAACCGAAAGCCAGTGTCTGTTGGAATTAAATAACATACCCCTTTGGGGATATACATCCATGTGTGGCAGGAGACCAGAGATGGAAGATGCTGTTGTAGCTATACCTCGATTTTTACAAGTTCCAACTCAAGTGCTGAAGGTTGATAGCATATCAAATGGAATGAATTATAATCTAAGCGACTTAACTGCTCATTTCTATGGTGTGTATGATGGACATGGAGGCTGTCAG GTTGCAAACTATTGCCGTGAACGAATGCGTTTGGCTTTGGCCGAGGAGATAGAACTTGTGAAAGCATGTAAGCTTGATGGAAATATTGGGCACGATTGGCAGGAACAATGGAAGAAAGCATTCTCCAATTGTTTTATCAAAGTCGATGCTGAGATTGGCGGAGTTCATGGAGGCACAGATGGGGATAAGACTGATCATGAACCTATTGCCCCTGAAACTGCCGGTTCTACTGCTGTTGTTGCAATAATTAGTTCAACCCATATAATTGTTGCCAATTGTGGCGATTCAAGGGCAGTTCTCTACCATGGAAAACTTCCCATGCCATTGTCTGTAGACCACAAA CCTGATAGAGAAGATGAACGTGCAAGAATAGAAGCTGCAGGAGGCAAGGTTATACAATGGAAAGGATCCCGTGTTTTTGGTGTTCTTGCTATGTCAAGGTCCATTG GTGACAGATACTTAAAACCATGGATTATTCCAGATCCAGAAGTGATGTTTGTTCCTCGAGCAAAAGAAGATGAGTGTCTTATCTTAGCCAGTGATGGCTTATGGGATGTTATCACAAATGAGGAAGCCTGCGAAGTTGCACGAAAGCAAATCCTTCTTTGGCATAAAAAACATGGTGACAAATTGTCTGCAGAAAGGGGTGAGGAAGTTGATCCTGCTGCTCAAGCTGCAGCAGAGTACCTCTCAAGGCTTGCTCTTAGGAAAGGAAGCAAAGACAATATCACTGTCATTGTGGTGGACCTAAAAGCtcaaagaaaatttaagaAGAAAACCTGA
- the LOC18588342 gene encoding probable disease resistance protein At1g12280 isoform X1 encodes MDCLTPILDIGTRLWDCSSKHVAFIHNLEENLQKLRTEMEALNCRRHDVWCRVEAAEQQPRMRRTEEVDRWLESAKTMDNELHEIIQEGDQELQNKCVGSCCPKNLKSSYKIGKRIIKKISSVEDLLKQGEPYCSDSAVAVKLPRKRLLIPEWPVENTVGLDSTLERVWRCIEDENIRIIRFCGIGGVGKTTLLKKVSNEFHRRSHDFDAVIWAMVPRQENYIEKVQEVIRKKLEIPDSIWDQCSGEDEKGAYIFSVLKSKKFVLLLDNVWEQFNLLTLGIHPRNDQNQNKVIYTARSLGLSFDVEALVTIEVERLPPEQALSLFRTTVGESILSTDPDLSDLANTFVRRCGGLPLALLTVAGAMACRKNLREWRHTVELLHTHPSEIAGMGGYVFPLLKFSYDNLNEASAQNCFLYCSLFPEAYNIRIDELIDLWIGEGFLDGADPCGQGEYIVGTLKLAYLLESDESKQCVRMHDIVRHMALWLARDQGKNKNKVLVAKSGRITDQELTKWEEANWISLFGGSSRVKIDYSPSCHYLSTLLLRDAQLESFPKGFFDSMPALKVLDLSGNRGLVELPSNIGNVTTLRYLNLSLTSIAKLPTGLGNLRNLRCLLLDYTVNLKWIPKELISNLLCLQVYSKINGVTEDFLSVKVPPSAAEIAFLEVLEGLGDIKKIGITLLCAPSFEKILRSCTLRSCIRKLIFIECTCLISIYFTEELSNLERLEICHCSSLKEFKVSEGCKLGNLSKVYIGVCPLLLNLNCLAYVRNLEILTIVDCKSLKEVTSETMAFPGLKTISLTRLKNLKSICPSPSCFPSLLEIEVSKCPSLRQLPFDVESANFLQKIRGETEWWDGLVWDDEAVKDACLLKFISTPFELLQIKKDDAFPKTSSFKDGVQIVTQTEAETPPPAKLSKTDTYNQLNLEDTEALEYHNSRKEMMKKGKGTLRPNLKLFLPSPADISFPKFPTESGTFKDGDLLVNKDGVRIVSQSEPEARPPIKPSEADMDNQLNLEDIDAIKVISNGNGRIVQLVQHKWTGQFFALKIIQMNIEESARKQIAIELKINQSSQCPYVVVCYQSFYTNGVISIILEYMDGGSLADFLKKVKSIPEPYLAAICKQVLKGLMYLHHEKHIIHRDLTPSKLLINHRGEVKITDFHVSAILASPSERANTFVGTYTCMSPERIVGASYGIKADIWSLGLVLLECATGKFPYTPPEQAEGWTNLYELMERIVEESPPCAPSEQFSPEFCSFISACLQKDPKERKSARELLVHSFLNMYDDLHVDLSSYFSNAKSPLESL; translated from the exons ATGGATTGCCTGACTCCAATACTGGACATCGGTACTCGCTTGTGGGACTGCAGTTCCAAGCATGTGGCATTTATCCACAATCTCGAAGAAAATCTTCAAAAGTTGCGAACAGAAATGGAAGCACTCAACTGCCGCAGACATGATGTATGGTGCAGGGTAGAAGCCGCTGAGCAACAACCACGAATGAGGCGTACGGAAGAAGTGGATAGATGGCTGGAAAGTGCGAAAACCATGGATAATGaattacatgaaattattCAAGAAGGCGATCAGGAACTCCAAAATAAATGTGTCGGAAGTTGCTGTCCCAAGAACCTAAAGTCCAGCTATAAGATTGGAAAGCGAATCATTAAGAAGATAAGTTCTGTGGAGGACCTACTCAAGCAGGGTGAACCTTACTGCTCAGACTCCGCGGTTGCTGTGAAGCTGCCACGTAAGCGGCTTCTAATCCCAGAGTGGCCTGTGGAGAACACTGTTGGCCTGGACTCCACACTGGAAAGGGTATGGAGATGCATCGAGGATGaaaatattagaattattagGTTTTGTGGAATCGGAGGTGTTGGAAAAACGACCCTCCTGAAGAAAGTTAGCAATGAATTCCATAGGCGGAGCCATGACTTTGATGCTGTCATTTGGGCCATGGTGCCTAGACAAGAGAATTATATAGAGAAAGTTCAAGAGGTGATTAGGAAGAAATTGGAAATCCCTGATTCCATATGGGATCAGTGTTCAGGCGAGGACGAGAAAGGGGCTTATATATTTAGTGTcttgaaaagtaaaaagttTGTGCTACTTTTGGACAATGTATGGGAGCAATTCAACCTCCTAACTCTGGGCATCCATCCGCGGAATGATCAAAATCAGAACAAAGTAATATATACAGCCCGCTCACTAGGGTTGTCCTTCGACGTGGAAGCTCTAGTGACAATTGAAGTCGAGCGTTTGCCACCGGAACAAGCTCTGAGTTTATTTAGGACGACTGTAGGTGAAAGTATCCTCAGTACCGATCCAGATCTCTCGGATTTGGCAAATACTTTTGTTAGAAGGTGCGGAGGGTTGCCACTTGCTCTTCTCACTGTCGCTGGAGCCATGGCTTGTCGGAAAAATCTTCGTGAATGGCGCCACACGGTTGAGCTGTTACATACCCACCCATCAGAGATTGCAGGTATGGGGGGTTATGTGTTTCCTCTTCTCAAGTTTAGCTACGATAACTTGAACGAAGCGTCGGCTCAAAACTGTTTTCTATATTGTTCCTTATTTCCAGAGGCTTATAACATCCGAATAGATGAACTTATTGACCTCTGGATAGGAGAAGGTTTCTTAGATGGAGCAGATCCATGCGGGCAGGGAGAATATATAGTTGGGACTTTAAAGCTTGCGTATTTGCTAGAAAGTGATGAATCTAAACAATGTGTTCGGATGCATGACATAGTCCGTCACATGGCCTTGTGGTTGGCCCGAGACCaaggaaaaaacaagaacaagGTTTTGGTAGCAAAAAGTGGAAGGATTACAGACCAGGAACTCACAAAATGGGAAGAGGCGAATTGGATTTCCTTGTTTGGTGGTAGTAGCAGAGTGAAAATAGACTACTCACCATCTTGCCATTATCTCTCAACTTTGCTCTTAAGAGATGCACAGCTGGAATCATTTCCCAAAGGATTCTTTGACTCTATGCCAGCTTTGAAGGTTTTGGATTTGTCAGGTAATCGAGGCTTAGTTGAGTTACCTTCCAATATTGGAAATGTGACAACCTTGCGGTATCTTAATCTGTCATTGACAAGCATAGCAAAGTTGCCTACTGGCCTTGGAAATTTAAGAAACCTCAGATGTTTGCTATTAGATTATACTGTGAATCTTAAATGGATTCCAAAGGAGTTGAtatccaatcttttatgcttGCAAGTTTATAGTAAAATAAATGGAGTCACAGAGGACTTTCTCTCAGTCAAAGTTCCGCCTTCTGCTGCTGAAATTGCATTTTTAGAAGTGTTGGAGGGCTTGGGTGACATAAAGAAAATAGGTATCACCTTATTATGTGCACcttcttttgaaaaaattttgagatccTGCACTTTACGGAGTTGTATcagaaaattaatattcataGAATGTACCTGCTtgatttcaatatattttacaGAAGAATTAAGTAATCTAGAAAGGCTTGAGATATGTCATTGTAGTTCACTCAAGGAGTTCAAGGTATCAGAAGGGTGTAAACTTGGTAACCTCAGTAAGGTATACATAGGAGTTTGCCCGCTGTTGTTAAACCTTAATTGCCTTGCTTATGTTAGAAACCTTGAGATTCTTACCATTGTTGACTGTAAGTCGCTGAAGGAAGTTACAAGTGAGACAATGGCATTCCCTGGGCTGAAAACTATTTCTTTGACTCGTCTGAAAAATCTGAAAAGCATCTGTCCATCGCCCAGTTGCTTTCCTTCTCTGTTAGAAATTGAAGTATCTAAGTGCCCATCGCTGAGGCAGCTTCCATTTGATGTGGAAAGTGCAAATTTCTTACAGAAAATTAGAGGAGAAACAGAGTGGTGGGATGGCTTGGTTTGGGATGATGAAGCCGTTAAGGATGCTTGTCTCTTGAAGTTTATATCAACTCCATTCGAACTCTTGCAAATAAAGAAAGATGATGCTTTCCCCAA AACCAGTTCGTTCAAGGATGGAGTTCAAATTGTCACTCAGACCGAAGCTGAAACT CCTCCACCCGCTAAGCTATCCAAAACAGATACATACAATCAGTTGAATTTAGAAGACACAGAGGCTCTTGAATATCATAATTCACGAaaggaaatgatgaagaaaggaaagggaaCTTTAAGGCCTAATTtgaagctttttcttccttctcccGCAGACATCTCCTTCCCCAAATTTCC AACCGAAAGCGGTACATTCAAAGACGGCGATCTCCTCGTCAACAAGGACGGAGTTCGGATTGTCTCTCAATCCGAACCTGAAGCG CGTCCGCCTATAAAGCCATCAGAAGCTGACATGGACAATCAGTTGAATTTAGAAGATATTGATGCGATTAAAGTTATCAGCAATGGTAATGGTAGAATTGTGCAATTGGTCCAACACAAATGGACTGGCCAGTTTTTTGCATTGAAG ATTATTCAAATGAATATTGAGGAGTCAGCTCGCAAGCAGATTGCAATCgaattgaaaataaatcaatCCTCTCAGTGTCCGTATGTTGTTGTTTGTTATCAGTCTTTCTATACGAATGGTGTCATTTCAATCATCTTGGAGTATATGGATGGTGGATCCCTAGCAGATTTTCTGAAAAAGGTTAAATCCATTCCCGAACCCTATCTTGCTGCAATATGTAAGCAG GTGCTCAAGGGTTTGATGTATCTTCATCATGAAAAACACATTATCCACCGAGACTTAACGCCTTCTAAGTTGTTAATAAATCATAGAGGGGAAGTCAAGATCACCGACTTCCACGTGAGTGCAATACTGGCTAGCCCCTCAGAAAGAGCAAACACTTTTGTTGGCACATACACCTGTATGTCT CCAGAGAGAATTGTGGGAGCAAGTTATGGCATTAAAGCTGACATTTGGAGCTTGGGCCTAGTGTTGCTTGAGTGTGCAACCGGTAAATTCCCATATACCCCACCAGAGCAGGCAGAAGGATGGACTAACTTGTATGAGCTTATGGAACGAATTGTTGAAGAATCACCACCTTGTGCACCTTCCGAGCAATTTTCTCCTGAGTTTTGCTCATTTATTTCTGCATG CCTACAGAAGGAcccaaaggaaagaaagtcTGCGCGTGAACTGTTG GTACATTCTTTCTTGAACATGTACGATGACTTGCATGTGGACCTCTCATCCTACTTCAGCAATGCAAAATCACCACTTGAAAGCCTTTAG
- the LOC18588342 gene encoding probable disease resistance protein At1g12280 isoform X2: MDCLTPILDIGTRLWDCSSKHVAFIHNLEENLQKLRTEMEALNCRRHDVWCRVEAAEQQPRMRRTEEVDRWLESAKTMDNELHEIIQEGDQELQNKCVGSCCPKNLKSSYKIGKRIIKKISSVEDLLKQGEPYCSDSAVAVKLPRKRLLIPEWPVENTVGLDSTLERVWRCIEDENIRIIRFCGIGGVGKTTLLKKVSNEFHRRSHDFDAVIWAMVPRQENYIEKVQEVIRKKLEIPDSIWDQCSGEDEKGAYIFSVLKSKKFVLLLDNVWEQFNLLTLGIHPRNDQNQNKVIYTARSLGLSFDVEALVTIEVERLPPEQALSLFRTTVGESILSTDPDLSDLANTFVRRCGGLPLALLTVAGAMACRKNLREWRHTVELLHTHPSEIAGMGGYVFPLLKFSYDNLNEASAQNCFLYCSLFPEAYNIRIDELIDLWIGEGFLDGADPCGQGEYIVGTLKLAYLLESDESKQCVRMHDIVRHMALWLARDQGKNKNKVLVAKSGRITDQELTKWEEANWISLFGGSSRVKIDYSPSCHYLSTLLLRDAQLESFPKGFFDSMPALKVLDLSGNRGLVELPSNIGNVTTLRYLNLSLTSIAKLPTGLGNLRNLRCLLLDYTVNLKWIPKELISNLLCLQVYSKINGVTEDFLSVKVPPSAAEIAFLEVLEGLGDIKKIGITLLCAPSFEKILRSCTLRSCIRKLIFIECTCLISIYFTEELSNLERLEICHCSSLKEFKVSEGCKLGNLSKVYIGVCPLLLNLNCLAYVRNLEILTIVDCKSLKEVTSETMAFPGLKTISLTRLKNLKSICPSPSCFPSLLEIEVSKCPSLRQLPFDVESANFLQKIRGETEWWDGLVWDDEAVKDACLLKFISTPFELLQIKKDDAFPKTSSFKDGVQIVTQTEAETPPPAKLSKTDTYNQLNLEDTEALEYHNSRKEMMKKGKGTLRPNLKLFLPSPADISFPKFPTESGTFKDGDLLVNKDGVRIVSQSEPEARPPIKPSEADMDNQLNLEDIDAIKVISNGNGRIVQLVQHKWTGQFFALKSFYTNGVISIILEYMDGGSLADFLKKVKSIPEPYLAAICKQVLKGLMYLHHEKHIIHRDLTPSKLLINHRGEVKITDFHVSAILASPSERANTFVGTYTCMSPERIVGASYGIKADIWSLGLVLLECATGKFPYTPPEQAEGWTNLYELMERIVEESPPCAPSEQFSPEFCSFISACLQKDPKERKSARELLVHSFLNMYDDLHVDLSSYFSNAKSPLESL; encoded by the exons ATGGATTGCCTGACTCCAATACTGGACATCGGTACTCGCTTGTGGGACTGCAGTTCCAAGCATGTGGCATTTATCCACAATCTCGAAGAAAATCTTCAAAAGTTGCGAACAGAAATGGAAGCACTCAACTGCCGCAGACATGATGTATGGTGCAGGGTAGAAGCCGCTGAGCAACAACCACGAATGAGGCGTACGGAAGAAGTGGATAGATGGCTGGAAAGTGCGAAAACCATGGATAATGaattacatgaaattattCAAGAAGGCGATCAGGAACTCCAAAATAAATGTGTCGGAAGTTGCTGTCCCAAGAACCTAAAGTCCAGCTATAAGATTGGAAAGCGAATCATTAAGAAGATAAGTTCTGTGGAGGACCTACTCAAGCAGGGTGAACCTTACTGCTCAGACTCCGCGGTTGCTGTGAAGCTGCCACGTAAGCGGCTTCTAATCCCAGAGTGGCCTGTGGAGAACACTGTTGGCCTGGACTCCACACTGGAAAGGGTATGGAGATGCATCGAGGATGaaaatattagaattattagGTTTTGTGGAATCGGAGGTGTTGGAAAAACGACCCTCCTGAAGAAAGTTAGCAATGAATTCCATAGGCGGAGCCATGACTTTGATGCTGTCATTTGGGCCATGGTGCCTAGACAAGAGAATTATATAGAGAAAGTTCAAGAGGTGATTAGGAAGAAATTGGAAATCCCTGATTCCATATGGGATCAGTGTTCAGGCGAGGACGAGAAAGGGGCTTATATATTTAGTGTcttgaaaagtaaaaagttTGTGCTACTTTTGGACAATGTATGGGAGCAATTCAACCTCCTAACTCTGGGCATCCATCCGCGGAATGATCAAAATCAGAACAAAGTAATATATACAGCCCGCTCACTAGGGTTGTCCTTCGACGTGGAAGCTCTAGTGACAATTGAAGTCGAGCGTTTGCCACCGGAACAAGCTCTGAGTTTATTTAGGACGACTGTAGGTGAAAGTATCCTCAGTACCGATCCAGATCTCTCGGATTTGGCAAATACTTTTGTTAGAAGGTGCGGAGGGTTGCCACTTGCTCTTCTCACTGTCGCTGGAGCCATGGCTTGTCGGAAAAATCTTCGTGAATGGCGCCACACGGTTGAGCTGTTACATACCCACCCATCAGAGATTGCAGGTATGGGGGGTTATGTGTTTCCTCTTCTCAAGTTTAGCTACGATAACTTGAACGAAGCGTCGGCTCAAAACTGTTTTCTATATTGTTCCTTATTTCCAGAGGCTTATAACATCCGAATAGATGAACTTATTGACCTCTGGATAGGAGAAGGTTTCTTAGATGGAGCAGATCCATGCGGGCAGGGAGAATATATAGTTGGGACTTTAAAGCTTGCGTATTTGCTAGAAAGTGATGAATCTAAACAATGTGTTCGGATGCATGACATAGTCCGTCACATGGCCTTGTGGTTGGCCCGAGACCaaggaaaaaacaagaacaagGTTTTGGTAGCAAAAAGTGGAAGGATTACAGACCAGGAACTCACAAAATGGGAAGAGGCGAATTGGATTTCCTTGTTTGGTGGTAGTAGCAGAGTGAAAATAGACTACTCACCATCTTGCCATTATCTCTCAACTTTGCTCTTAAGAGATGCACAGCTGGAATCATTTCCCAAAGGATTCTTTGACTCTATGCCAGCTTTGAAGGTTTTGGATTTGTCAGGTAATCGAGGCTTAGTTGAGTTACCTTCCAATATTGGAAATGTGACAACCTTGCGGTATCTTAATCTGTCATTGACAAGCATAGCAAAGTTGCCTACTGGCCTTGGAAATTTAAGAAACCTCAGATGTTTGCTATTAGATTATACTGTGAATCTTAAATGGATTCCAAAGGAGTTGAtatccaatcttttatgcttGCAAGTTTATAGTAAAATAAATGGAGTCACAGAGGACTTTCTCTCAGTCAAAGTTCCGCCTTCTGCTGCTGAAATTGCATTTTTAGAAGTGTTGGAGGGCTTGGGTGACATAAAGAAAATAGGTATCACCTTATTATGTGCACcttcttttgaaaaaattttgagatccTGCACTTTACGGAGTTGTATcagaaaattaatattcataGAATGTACCTGCTtgatttcaatatattttacaGAAGAATTAAGTAATCTAGAAAGGCTTGAGATATGTCATTGTAGTTCACTCAAGGAGTTCAAGGTATCAGAAGGGTGTAAACTTGGTAACCTCAGTAAGGTATACATAGGAGTTTGCCCGCTGTTGTTAAACCTTAATTGCCTTGCTTATGTTAGAAACCTTGAGATTCTTACCATTGTTGACTGTAAGTCGCTGAAGGAAGTTACAAGTGAGACAATGGCATTCCCTGGGCTGAAAACTATTTCTTTGACTCGTCTGAAAAATCTGAAAAGCATCTGTCCATCGCCCAGTTGCTTTCCTTCTCTGTTAGAAATTGAAGTATCTAAGTGCCCATCGCTGAGGCAGCTTCCATTTGATGTGGAAAGTGCAAATTTCTTACAGAAAATTAGAGGAGAAACAGAGTGGTGGGATGGCTTGGTTTGGGATGATGAAGCCGTTAAGGATGCTTGTCTCTTGAAGTTTATATCAACTCCATTCGAACTCTTGCAAATAAAGAAAGATGATGCTTTCCCCAA AACCAGTTCGTTCAAGGATGGAGTTCAAATTGTCACTCAGACCGAAGCTGAAACT CCTCCACCCGCTAAGCTATCCAAAACAGATACATACAATCAGTTGAATTTAGAAGACACAGAGGCTCTTGAATATCATAATTCACGAaaggaaatgatgaagaaaggaaagggaaCTTTAAGGCCTAATTtgaagctttttcttccttctcccGCAGACATCTCCTTCCCCAAATTTCC AACCGAAAGCGGTACATTCAAAGACGGCGATCTCCTCGTCAACAAGGACGGAGTTCGGATTGTCTCTCAATCCGAACCTGAAGCG CGTCCGCCTATAAAGCCATCAGAAGCTGACATGGACAATCAGTTGAATTTAGAAGATATTGATGCGATTAAAGTTATCAGCAATGGTAATGGTAGAATTGTGCAATTGGTCCAACACAAATGGACTGGCCAGTTTTTTGCATTGAAG TCTTTCTATACGAATGGTGTCATTTCAATCATCTTGGAGTATATGGATGGTGGATCCCTAGCAGATTTTCTGAAAAAGGTTAAATCCATTCCCGAACCCTATCTTGCTGCAATATGTAAGCAG GTGCTCAAGGGTTTGATGTATCTTCATCATGAAAAACACATTATCCACCGAGACTTAACGCCTTCTAAGTTGTTAATAAATCATAGAGGGGAAGTCAAGATCACCGACTTCCACGTGAGTGCAATACTGGCTAGCCCCTCAGAAAGAGCAAACACTTTTGTTGGCACATACACCTGTATGTCT CCAGAGAGAATTGTGGGAGCAAGTTATGGCATTAAAGCTGACATTTGGAGCTTGGGCCTAGTGTTGCTTGAGTGTGCAACCGGTAAATTCCCATATACCCCACCAGAGCAGGCAGAAGGATGGACTAACTTGTATGAGCTTATGGAACGAATTGTTGAAGAATCACCACCTTGTGCACCTTCCGAGCAATTTTCTCCTGAGTTTTGCTCATTTATTTCTGCATG CCTACAGAAGGAcccaaaggaaagaaagtcTGCGCGTGAACTGTTG GTACATTCTTTCTTGAACATGTACGATGACTTGCATGTGGACCTCTCATCCTACTTCAGCAATGCAAAATCACCACTTGAAAGCCTTTAG